The DNA window AGCTTGCGATCGCAGTTCTAGATCCAATGTAGTCCAAGCTGGCATCTCAATTCGGGCGATTTCTGTCCCGACATGAAGATAACAAAAATAAATTTGATGTTCTCCATATTCCTGCAAAATTCTTGCGTGGCTTTTCCAAAAAGGACTGCATTCTCCCACTTTTAATAGCCGCCCCCATAAAGTGCCATCTCGCAATGGTTGAATTTGACTACAAGGAGCGGAATCCAGAGGCTTAGCATCACAATGGGTCTTGCAATCAGGTTGCTCAAAAGGACAGATTTGTAAACGCAAAAAATTGGTGGTTTCCGCAGCGCGAGGAGCACTGATATATCCTGCCAAAGGAATTCGTCGAGCTTTCAGATCATCCCATGCAGCCAGTATATCTGGCAAAAGTTGCGATCGCGCATCAGCAGGAATCTCATCAAATTCCCAATGAACTAAAGCTCCATCGGTGAAAGCTAACATCGGTAGTTTAGGACTACTAGCAAGCGTTTCTACGGCTAAATTTGCTAGGGCAACATTTTCGGCAACCGTACGCTTAAAAGTCATCCATTGTTCAGTCTGAATTCCCCATTGACGAGCTTTATAGAGGTCTTCCGTTTTATAAAATACTTCAGGTACATTATCCAGTAATGGATAGATGCCAGAGTTATAATAAATCGCGACTCGACCAATATTAATCAAATAGCAATAAGCAATTTCATGGCGACTTGGTGCTATTTGTGAGCCATCAGTGGCTAATACCATGTGTGATGTGGAGACAGGTGATATTGCTTGAATTTCTGATAAAGCTTCAACTGGCTCAGCACAATTAAAAATATAGCGATCGCGATATTGCTCACTTTGTTGATTGAGCGATGCTTGATTAACAACTGCTTCGTGAAATATGATTTCTGCGCGATCGAGTTTGCCTGTCAATTGCTGTGCTTCTCTGTGCAGTTGTTCAGACATTCCTTGCATCTGTCCCATCAATTTCTGTAAATCGAGCATAATCTTCTTTCGATGTTTGAACTAAATAACTGATGTTCCGTAGAGCCAAAATCTTTACTGTCCAAGTAGTAGGCGGTACAGATTTTGGAATTTTATATTTAATTTTGCTTAGCTACTTAATCACTTTCATAAGAGCCGAAAGCTTTTTCAATTATTGGTGTTTAGGAGAAGCGATCGCTATTCCCGTATAGCCAAATTTTGGGAATATTCAAAAGGCACGCGATGCTTTTAGGGTTTTATGTCTTAACTCAATAATTACTATAGCTATAGTCCATTGATATCAATAGATTTATTGTAAAATTATCAAGGTTAATACAGCTTTTATCCTAATTTTTAGCAAATCCAACAGAATTTACTAGATTGGCTCTACCAAATTCTCGAATTAAAGTATTTTTTTTAGTCGTAGCCACGATCTCATCCGTTGTGGCACTCACGGCGATGTATCTAGATTACGATGAACTGGTTTATATCTGTCTTGGCGTGATCTTTACAATCATCTTGCCAATACTCGTACCGCCATTTCTAATTGCGATCGCCAATTCTCCTCTCGGTAAACATTGGGATATTACGCTGTCTAGCATTTTAGCTGGAGTAGCGTTGTTCATGGCGGCTCATGTCACTGAGCTTGATCTTGCCTTTGCACGATGGTTTGATAGCCTGAAGTGGGAGGCTTTAGGGGCGGTAGGACAGATTTTAATTGCGATTTTGGCGGTGTGGGTGGCATGGCGACAAAACCAAATCTCGGAAAGTTTAACGGGACAGCAAAATGTCATTACCCAACAGCAAACTATTGATTCATATTTTCAAGGGATTTCTGACTTAGTACTTGATCCACAAGGACAACTGGAAGACTGGCCGTTAGAAAGAGCGATCGCCCAAGCCAGAACCGCAGCATTGCTAGGTGGTTGTGATGGCGATGGACGCGCCAAGATTATTCGATTTCTATCTAGTGCTAATCTTTTAACGCCACTGAAACGTGATGGATTACTTGGCCGCCCGATTCTTGATGGAACGGGTGGCTATGTGGTCGATCTGGC is part of the Pseudanabaena sp. BC1403 genome and encodes:
- a CDS encoding DNA double-strand break repair nuclease NurA; protein product: MLDLQKLMGQMQGMSEQLHREAQQLTGKLDRAEIIFHEAVVNQASLNQQSEQYRDRYIFNCAEPVEALSEIQAISPVSTSHMVLATDGSQIAPSRHEIAYCYLINIGRVAIYYNSGIYPLLDNVPEVFYKTEDLYKARQWGIQTEQWMTFKRTVAENVALANLAVETLASSPKLPMLAFTDGALVHWEFDEIPADARSQLLPDILAAWDDLKARRIPLAGYISAPRAAETTNFLRLQICPFEQPDCKTHCDAKPLDSAPCSQIQPLRDGTLWGRLLKVGECSPFWKSHARILQEYGEHQIYFCYLHVGTEIARIEMPAWTTLDLELRSQALQIILAQVQKGYGYPVALAEAHNQAVVTGSDRRRFFAILEQQMVKSGLRNVTTSYKESRKRSSIA
- a CDS encoding pentapeptide repeat-containing protein — translated: MYLDYDELVYICLGVIFTIILPILVPPFLIAIANSPLGKHWDITLSSILAGVALFMAAHVTELDLAFARWFDSLKWEALGAVGQILIAILAVWVAWRQNQISESLTGQQNVITQQQTIDSYFQGISDLVLDPQGQLEDWPLERAIAQARTAALLGGCDGDGRAKIIRFLSSANLLTPLKRDGLLGRPILDGTGGYVVDLANGVRVVNLGMMLANRDVCNTDLRNADLSGANLIKTNFVNCDLTGANLVGAILAKANLRGTDLSRVKLFYGKLETASPRDRQNLPNFETGEYTGAVVEEADFSKAIDLSEETRQYLCAWCGKKSRKTIPGGCEDVPNRLGR